The genomic DNA CTGGATCACTTCGCCCACGGCCGTGGCGTCATGCACTTCGGCCACCGATATATCCTCGGGGCCGATCCCGGCCTGTTCATAGGCCTCAAGCGCGGCAAGCCGGGTCAGGTGGTTCTTGTAATCTTCCGGCGGACGATCGGTGCCCGAGCGCAGGATCGCGGCCTTGACCTTGATCGCGCGCGCGGGATCTAGGCCCAGACGTTTTATCCCCTCGCCGGTGCATAAAACGGCCGCAGCGGCCCCGTCCGAGATCGGGGCGCACATCGGCAGGGTCAGCGGATAGGTGATCGGCGGCGCGGCCAATACCTGATCGACGCTCATGGCTTCTCGGTATTGCGCCAGTGGATTATGCACGGAATGCGCATGGTTCTTGGCGGCGACGGCGGCGAACTGTTCCTGAGTTGTGCCAAAGGTCTTCATGTGCAGCCGGGCGAAGCCTGCGTAGACATCCATGAACACGCTGTAGGGCTTGGGCGATTTCGATCCTTCGGGTTCCTCGACCCCTGCACCCAGATCGGCCAGCCGTTGCGCGACCTCTTCGCTGTTGCTGACGTCCCAGCCGCTGTCGAAGGCCGAAAACATCAACGCACGGTCGTCAGAATACATCTTTTCGGCGCCCACGGCGAGACAGCAGTCGCCATTGCCGGCCTTGAGGAAATCGACTGCCAGTTTGAACCCGGTCGAGGCGCTGGCGCAGGCGTTTTCGACATTCACCACCGGAATGCCCTGAATGCCCATTTCACGCAGCGCGATTTCGCCGCGGATCATGTGCTGGCCCTCCATGTGGCCCTGCACCGCGTTCGAGAAGAATGCGCCGTCGATACGATCTGCCGTCACTCGGGCATCGGAAAGCGCGGCGGCGACGGCCTCGCCGGTCATGTCCTTGATGGTTTTGTCCCGGAACTTTCCGAACGGCGTCATCCCGACGCCAACGATGTAAATGTCCTGCATCGTTTGTCCTCCTGACCTAGTATCCGCGAAACTGCGGTTTTCGTTTTTCATTGAACGCCGACAGACCCTCGTGCATGTCCCAGGATCGCATGTGCGCGCGCAGGTTCAGCATCTCTTCGGAAAGCGCGGCGGTTTCGTCCACGTCCAGCGACCGATTGGCAACCGTCTTCATGCGGCGTAAGACCGCCGGGCTTTTTTCTGCCAGCCTGTCGGTAAAGGCCTGCACCGCTTGTCGCAGGTCTTCGTCCGCGACGACCTTGTTCACCAGTCCCCAGTCCATCATGTCCCGTGCCGAAACGTTCTCGCCCGAGAACAGCAGGTATTTCGCGCGGTTCAGGCCAATCCTACGCGGCAGGATCGCCGCACCGCCGGCCCCGGGAAAGACGCCAAAGTTGGAATGTGCGTCGCCCAGTTGCGCGCTTTCGGCGGCAAAGACCAGATCGCAGGCCATCACCATTTCCAAACCGCCCGCCATCGCCAGCCCGTTCACTGCGGCGATCACCGGTTTCGGGCCATGTCGCATCAGCCCAA from Sulfitobacter sp. THAF37 includes the following:
- a CDS encoding enoyl-CoA hydratase/isomerase family protein — encoded protein: MSEAKQTLFVERVEKTEWITFQRTEQLNAMSTQMLREMAAALESALADDGVRTIVLTGSGRAFCAGADLKEVAGAKHAPGEPDLLDLVDHTFGLMRHGPKPVIAAVNGLAMAGGLEMVMACDLVFAAESAQLGDAHSNFGVFPGAGGAAILPRRIGLNRAKYLLFSGENVSARDMMDWGLVNKVVADEDLRQAVQAFTDRLAEKSPAVLRRMKTVANRSLDVDETAALSEEMLNLRAHMRSWDMHEGLSAFNEKRKPQFRGY
- a CDS encoding thiolase family protein; protein product: MQDIYIVGVGMTPFGKFRDKTIKDMTGEAVAAALSDARVTADRIDGAFFSNAVQGHMEGQHMIRGEIALREMGIQGIPVVNVENACASASTGFKLAVDFLKAGNGDCCLAVGAEKMYSDDRALMFSAFDSGWDVSNSEEVAQRLADLGAGVEEPEGSKSPKPYSVFMDVYAGFARLHMKTFGTTQEQFAAVAAKNHAHSVHNPLAQYREAMSVDQVLAAPPITYPLTLPMCAPISDGAAAAVLCTGEGIKRLGLDPARAIKVKAAILRSGTDRPPEDYKNHLTRLAALEAYEQAGIGPEDISVAEVHDATAVGEVIQIENLGFVEFGEGGPASLRGETKIGGRIPVNPSGGLESKGHPVGATGIGQVFELVTQLRGEAGARQVEGAKNAIAENGGGLHGVEEAAACVIILGR